Below is a window of Caldisericia bacterium DNA.
GGTAAAAGATGGAGGAATTAAAACCAACAAAAACGATTGATGAAAGAGGAGAGGTTTGCCCTGTTCCAGATGTAGACACAAAAAGGGCTTTAAAAAGTATGAAACCAGGAGAGATTCTTGAGGTATTAATTGATTATCCACTTTCGAAGGAGAGAATACCAGCAACTGCAGAGAGGGAAGGGCATGAGGTTTTAAAAATTGAAGAGATAGGACCCAGTGAATGGAGGATTCTAATCAAAGTGGGTGGTAAGAAAGAGTAAAGGGAGGTGTTAAATGGAGGTAATTTTAGGAATTATCACAGGAGTAGCATTTGGAGCAGTTTTACAGAGAGGAAGAGTCTGCTTTAACTCTGCTTTCAGAGATCTAAAGCTTCTTAAAGATAACTTCCTTTTCAAAGCCATAATGTTTGCCATTGCTCTTGAGATAATTGCCTTTCTATTCATGGCACAGATGGGATGGGTTCATTTAAATCCAAAACCATTCAACATAATAGGAAACATTGTAGGTCCATTCATATTTGGAATAGGTATGGTCCTTGCAGGTGGATGTGCCAGTGGAACAACCTATAGGGTAGGAGAAGGAAATACTACATCATGGCTTGCACTCTTATTTTATGGACTTACAGCATGGGCAACAAAAAAGGGTATTTTCAGTCCCATCTTAAAGGCAGTTTCAAAATATACCACAAAAGTGCCCTC
It encodes the following:
- a CDS encoding sulfurtransferase TusA family protein, with the translated sequence MEELKPTKTIDERGEVCPVPDVDTKRALKSMKPGEILEVLIDYPLSKERIPATAEREGHEVLKIEEIGPSEWRILIKVGGKKE